In the Longimicrobiaceae bacterium genome, CCACTCCGTTCTCCGCCGCCCCCGAAGCTTCGGCACCGGCGCTCACGCAGGAAGAAAGAACGAACGCCATGCTGTGCCATGTGCTTTCGCTCTGCGGCTACGTCATTCCCATGGGCCACATCATCGGGCCGCTGATCATCTGGCTGTCGAAGAAGGACACCTCGGCCTACGTGGACCGGCACGGGCGCGAGTCGCTGAACTTCCAGATCAGCATGATGATCTACGTGATCGGCGCCTTCATCCTGATGTTCCTGCTGGTGGGCTTCTTCCTCCTGCCCGTGCTGGCGGTCTTCCACATCGTGGTCGTCATCATCGCCTCGATGCGCGCGAACGAGGGGCGCGAGTACCGCTATCCGCTCTGCATCCGCTTCCTATAGGCGAGACGCGGCGGGCCGGCTGTGCATCCGCCGAGAAGCCGACGACGAGCGAGGTCCCTGGCCGATGCCGGGGACCTCGTCTCGTTTCGGCAACGGCATATGGGCCGGGAGATGCGCGGCCGCCGTGCATCTCCCGAAATCCGACGTGCCGCCCTACCGCGCCACCACGGCCGCGCCGCTGTTCAGGTAGTCCAGCACCAGCCCCGTCATCACGCGGATGCCGATGGGGATGGCGGCGTCGTCGGCCTGGAAGGTGGGCGTGTGGTGGTCGCCCGAGACGGTTCCCGGCTTGGTCGTGCCCAGCCGGTAGAAGAAGCCGGGGACGGTATTCGCGAAGAACGCGAAGTCCTCGGCGCCCGTGGTGGGCGGGATGTCGGAGACGTTGGCGGCGCCCATCAGCCGGTCCAGCGTGGGGCGCATGCGGGCGGCGAGGGCGCGGTCGTTCACGGTCACGGGCGTGGTACGCTGGTACTCCATCTCGTACGTGGCGCCGGCCGCATGCGTGATGCCGTCCAGGATCTCGCGGATGCGGTGCTCCACCGTGTCCTGCACCGCGGGGTCGAAGGTGCGTACGGTGCCTTCCAGGTGCGCGTCTGCCGGGATGATGTTGAAGCGCTCGCCGGCGCGCACCATGCCCACGGTGACCACACTGGGCTCGAACGGCGAGAGGTTGCGCGAGCGGATGGTCTGGAGCGCCAGGATGGCCTGCGCCGCGGTGACCACGGGGTCGATGGAGAGCTGCGGCGACGCGCCGTGCGCCTGCCGGCCGTGGATGGTGATCATGAACTTGTCCGACGCGGCCATGGCGGGGCCGGGCGTGTAGCCCACCTTGCCCACCTCCATCTGCGCGAAGGTGTGGAGGCCGAACACGGCGCTGGGCCGCACGCCGTTGAACGCGCCCTCGGCCAGCATCAGCTTGGCGCCGCCTTCCTCACCCGGGGGCGAGCCCTCCTCGGCGGGCTGGAAGAGGAAGACGACGGTGCCCGGCAGCCGCCCGCGCATGCCCGCGAGCACCGAGGCGACGCCCATCTGCACCGCCGTGTGCACGTCGTGCCCGCACGCGTGGGCGACGCCCACCTCGTGGCCCATGTACGTGCCCTTGTCGGTGCTGCGCCACGGATACGACGTCGCTTCCGTCACCGGCAGCGCGTCCATGTCCGCGCGGATGGCGATGACCGGGCCCGGCCGGCCCCCGCGCAGGATGCCGACGACGCCGGTGTGGGCCACGCCGGTGCGCACCTCCATGCCCAGCGAGCGAAGGTGCGCCGCCACCATCTCGGCCGTGTGGAACTCGCGGTTGCTCAGCTCCGGGTGCTGGTGGATGCGGTGCCGCACGTCCACGATGGCAGGCAGGACGCGTTCGACGGCGGCGGCCACCTGCGCGTCGTCGGCCGCACTCGCGGGTGCCTGCGCCGCCGCCGCGCGCGGGCCCGCCGCCGCCAGCACCAGCGCGGGCAGTGCGTGTGAGATGCGAAGCTTCATGGGTGTGCCTGGGGTGACGGGAGACGGCTGGGAGATGGGAGGGCTTCGCGCAATCTTCGCCCTCCACCGCGGAGAGTCAATCGGCTCGCGCGGCCTGCGCACCGGCGCGAACCCGCCATGCTCACCTTTCGACGGACATCCGGCGCGTTTTCGCCTCCGTTGCGGCTCGGGCAAGCGGAACGCGGGGCAACCGGGGGATGAGCCCGCGGCATCGGAATCCCTGCATCTTCATCTTCCTTCCGGCGTACATCGCCCAACACCGAAAACCGTGCCGGCATGCGAAGATGGACGGCGGGTGCGCTCGTCCGCGGGAGGTGGCGGCCAGACGGCGGCGAGGGAGCGGAGGGGACTTCGCGGAGGGTTGCGGGTACTCCGTTCGGCCGGGGGATTTGCGGCGTCGCGCAAGGTGGCGCGGAGCGGGCTGTTTGTGGCATGGGCCCGCATCGTGCTACATTGGCGCCCCTGCGCTACGG is a window encoding:
- a CDS encoding DUF4870 domain-containing protein, whose protein sequence is MDSTPFSAAPEASAPALTQEERTNAMLCHVLSLCGYVIPMGHIIGPLIIWLSKKDTSAYVDRHGRESLNFQISMMIYVIGAFILMFLLVGFFLLPVLAVFHIVVVIIASMRANEGREYRYPLCIRFL
- a CDS encoding amidohydrolase, giving the protein MKLRISHALPALVLAAAGPRAAAAQAPASAADDAQVAAAVERVLPAIVDVRHRIHQHPELSNREFHTAEMVAAHLRSLGMEVRTGVAHTGVVGILRGGRPGPVIAIRADMDALPVTEATSYPWRSTDKGTYMGHEVGVAHACGHDVHTAVQMGVASVLAGMRGRLPGTVVFLFQPAEEGSPPGEEGGAKLMLAEGAFNGVRPSAVFGLHTFAQMEVGKVGYTPGPAMAASDKFMITIHGRQAHGASPQLSIDPVVTAAQAILALQTIRSRNLSPFEPSVVTVGMVRAGERFNIIPADAHLEGTVRTFDPAVQDTVEHRIREILDGITHAAGATYEMEYQRTTPVTVNDRALAARMRPTLDRLMGAANVSDIPPTTGAEDFAFFANTVPGFFYRLGTTKPGTVSGDHHTPTFQADDAAIPIGIRVMTGLVLDYLNSGAAVVAR